In the Deinococcus ficus genome, one interval contains:
- a CDS encoding ABC transporter ATP-binding protein produces the protein MTHLPSPAPLVLADVTRRFVPGGPAALDGLNLTLHAGELLTLLGPSGCGKTTTLRLIAGLDRPDSGQIVIAGREVTRPFLPPEKRGVGLVFQDYALFPHLTVLGNVLFGLTHLPRAERLARARETLALVGLTVFESRRPHQLSGGQQQRVALARALAPRPALLLLDEPFSNLDAGLRHATRQEVRNILHRAGTSAILVTHDQEEALAFSDRVAVMRGGQVEQVGPPAELYHAPRTAFVANFIGRSNLISGAAQGAYADTLLGRLTLRREQTGPVTVSVRPEQLSFTDADQGVPATVTAREFQGRDTLYVLSAGGQDLLLLSSAPLRAEPGQAVYVRVSGEVAAVR, from the coding sequence ATGACCCACCTCCCCTCCCCCGCCCCGCTGGTCCTGGCGGACGTCACGCGCCGCTTCGTGCCGGGCGGGCCCGCCGCCCTGGACGGCCTGAACCTCACCCTGCACGCCGGGGAGCTGCTCACCCTGCTGGGCCCCAGCGGGTGCGGCAAGACCACCACGCTGCGCCTGATCGCCGGCCTGGACCGCCCGGACAGCGGCCAGATCGTGATTGCCGGCCGGGAGGTCACCCGGCCCTTCCTGCCCCCGGAGAAGCGCGGCGTGGGACTGGTGTTCCAGGATTACGCGCTGTTCCCGCACCTGACCGTGCTGGGCAACGTGCTGTTCGGCCTGACTCACCTGCCCCGCGCCGAGAGGCTGGCCCGCGCCCGCGAGACGCTGGCCCTGGTGGGGCTCACGGTGTTCGAGTCCCGCCGGCCGCACCAGCTGTCCGGCGGGCAGCAGCAGCGCGTGGCTCTGGCCCGCGCGCTGGCGCCCCGCCCGGCCCTGCTGCTGCTGGACGAACCCTTCAGCAACCTGGACGCCGGACTGCGCCACGCCACGCGCCAGGAGGTCCGGAACATCCTGCACCGCGCCGGCACCAGCGCCATCCTGGTCACGCACGACCAGGAGGAAGCGCTCGCCTTCAGCGACCGGGTGGCCGTCATGCGGGGCGGGCAGGTGGAGCAGGTCGGGCCGCCCGCCGAGCTGTACCACGCGCCGCGCACGGCGTTCGTGGCGAACTTCATCGGGCGCAGCAACCTGATCTCCGGCGCGGCGCAGGGCGCGTACGCGGACACCCTGCTGGGCCGCCTGACGCTGCGCCGCGAGCAGACGGGACCGGTGACCGTGAGTGTGCGGCCCGAGCAGCTGAGCTTCACGGACGCCGACCAGGGCGTGCCCGCCACCGTCACCGCCCGCGAATTCCAGGGCCGCGACACGCTGTACGTCCTGAGCGCGGGCGGGCAGGACCTGCTGCTGCTCAGCAGCGCCCCCCTGCGGGCCGAGCCGGGGCAGGCGGTGTACGTCCGCGTGAGCGGCGAGGTGGCCGCCGTCCGGTAA
- a CDS encoding ABC transporter permease gives MRRPPTPLLIPAVLTILGVGLPLIYLVVRALGADPATLGEIVFRARNLELALNTVLLTASVLGTTTALALPLAFLTARTDFRPRGLLLLTGVLPLALPGYVGAYALIAATGPGGALDRLLGLPFPTPNGFAGALGVLTLFTFPYLFLNLHAALRLQDPALEEAARLLGRTPWQTFREVTLPYLRPAWLSGSLLVALHVLGEFSVVSLMRYPTFSAAIYQQYTAAYDRVYSAWLALLLLLLTALTLWAEARLMRGLSLSRVSPSTARVLPRVRLGAWKWPAAALTTGVAVAALVIPLVTILHWLRMEVSPYALADLKDAAVTAITAGAAASVTTTLLAVPLAYIGSRHGGRWAQLTERAAYLGYATPPLAFALALVFFTLGAVPGLYQTFALLLLAYTLHFVAEAIGPIRSGFQTATPRLEEAARTLGLSPMGALRRVTLPLLRPGLITGAAFVFLSVLKELPLTLLLAPPGFDTLARNIWTYTEEAQYASAAPYALALIAAGTALTLLVLRRETTPETPQ, from the coding sequence ATGCGCCGCCCGCCGACCCCGCTGCTGATCCCGGCTGTCCTGACCATCCTGGGTGTGGGTCTGCCGCTGATCTACCTGGTGGTGCGCGCCCTGGGCGCCGACCCCGCCACCCTGGGCGAGATCGTGTTCCGGGCCCGCAACCTGGAACTCGCGCTGAACACGGTCCTGCTCACGGCCAGCGTGCTGGGCACGACCACCGCCCTGGCGCTGCCGCTGGCGTTCCTGACCGCCCGCACCGACTTCCGGCCCCGCGGGCTGCTGCTGCTCACCGGGGTGCTGCCGCTGGCGCTGCCCGGGTACGTGGGCGCGTACGCCCTGATCGCCGCCACCGGTCCGGGTGGCGCCCTGGACCGCCTGCTGGGCCTCCCCTTCCCCACCCCCAACGGCTTCGCGGGCGCGCTGGGCGTGCTGACGCTGTTCACCTTCCCGTACCTGTTCCTGAACCTGCACGCTGCCCTGCGCCTCCAGGACCCGGCGCTGGAGGAAGCGGCGCGGCTGCTGGGCCGCACGCCGTGGCAGACCTTCCGGGAGGTCACGCTGCCGTACCTGCGGCCTGCGTGGCTGTCCGGGTCACTGCTGGTCGCGCTGCACGTGCTGGGGGAATTCAGCGTGGTGTCCCTGATGCGCTACCCCACCTTCAGCGCCGCCATCTACCAGCAGTACACCGCCGCGTACGACCGGGTGTACTCGGCGTGGCTGGCGCTGCTGCTGCTGCTGCTGACCGCGCTGACCCTGTGGGCCGAGGCGCGGCTCATGCGCGGCCTGAGCCTGTCCCGCGTGTCCCCCAGCACGGCGCGCGTGCTGCCCCGCGTGCGCCTGGGCGCCTGGAAGTGGCCGGCCGCGGCCCTCACCACGGGCGTGGCGGTGGCCGCCCTGGTCATCCCGCTGGTCACGATCCTGCACTGGCTGCGCATGGAGGTCAGTCCCTACGCCCTGGCCGACCTGAAGGATGCGGCGGTCACGGCGATCACGGCGGGTGCGGCGGCCTCGGTGACCACCACGCTGCTGGCCGTGCCGCTGGCTTACATCGGCAGTCGCCACGGGGGCCGCTGGGCGCAGCTGACCGAACGGGCCGCGTACCTGGGCTACGCCACGCCGCCCCTGGCGTTCGCGCTGGCGCTGGTGTTCTTCACGCTGGGCGCCGTGCCGGGCCTGTACCAGACCTTCGCGCTGCTGCTCCTGGCCTACACCCTGCACTTCGTCGCCGAGGCCATCGGGCCCATCCGCAGCGGCTTCCAGACCGCCACGCCCCGCCTGGAGGAGGCGGCCCGCACGCTGGGCCTCTCGCCCATGGGGGCGCTGCGCCGCGTGACCCTGCCCCTGCTGCGCCCGGGGCTCATCACCGGCGCGGCCTTCGTGTTCCTGAGCGTCCTGAAGGAACTGCCACTGACCCTGCTGCTGGCCCCCCCGGGCTTCGACACGCTGGCCCGCAACATCTGGACGTACACCGAGGAGGCGCAGTACGCCAGCGCCGCCCCCTACGCCCTGGCCCTGATCGCGGCCGGCACGGCCCTGACCCTGCTGGTCCTGCGCCGCGAAACCACCCCGGAGACCCCGCAATGA
- a CDS encoding extracellular solute-binding protein, with protein MKPSLVLTLALAVSGSSLAQTLTVYTGRAKTFVDPVVQQFERQTGIKVNVRYGTDAQLVAALREEGSRSPADVFWGNSVGALGELSSEGLFRKLGAAQYRGVSDDYVPASKDWVPTTVRFRVLAYNTSKIKPGDLPDSILDLPKMTSLKGRIGWTVSYPSFQDFLAAMIARHGEATTKQWLEGMKALQPKDYKTSNVGMLEAMRAGEIDVALTNHYYIQRVNRLSYPIDTYFFKAGDTGNLGNATGAAILKTSKNVSAASRFLQALVAKDAQTFFLSVNFEYPVIGNILQPTTMLPYADVVKRSPKVDPIVLPKNIEKAQKLLRDVGLL; from the coding sequence GTGAAACCCTCCCTCGTCCTGACCCTCGCCCTGGCCGTGTCCGGCAGCAGCCTCGCCCAGACCCTCACCGTGTACACCGGCCGCGCCAAGACCTTCGTGGACCCCGTCGTGCAGCAGTTCGAGCGCCAGACCGGCATCAAGGTCAACGTCCGCTACGGCACCGACGCCCAGCTGGTCGCCGCGCTGCGCGAGGAAGGCAGCCGCAGCCCCGCCGACGTGTTCTGGGGCAACAGCGTGGGCGCGCTGGGCGAACTGAGCAGCGAGGGACTCTTCCGCAAGCTGGGCGCCGCCCAGTACCGCGGCGTCAGCGACGACTACGTGCCCGCCAGCAAGGACTGGGTGCCCACCACCGTACGCTTCCGCGTGCTGGCCTACAACACCAGCAAGATCAAACCCGGCGACCTGCCCGACAGCATCCTGGACCTGCCCAAGATGACCAGCCTGAAAGGCCGCATCGGCTGGACCGTCAGCTACCCCAGCTTCCAGGACTTCCTGGCCGCCATGATCGCCCGCCATGGCGAGGCCACCACCAAGCAGTGGCTCGAAGGCATGAAGGCCCTGCAGCCCAAGGACTACAAGACCAGCAACGTGGGCATGCTCGAAGCCATGCGCGCCGGAGAGATCGACGTGGCCCTGACCAACCACTACTACATCCAGCGCGTGAACCGCCTGAGCTACCCCATCGACACCTACTTCTTCAAGGCGGGCGACACCGGGAACCTCGGCAACGCCACCGGCGCCGCCATCCTGAAAACCAGCAAGAACGTCAGCGCCGCCAGCCGCTTCCTGCAGGCCCTGGTCGCCAAGGACGCGCAGACCTTCTTCCTCAGCGTGAACTTCGAGTACCCCGTGATCGGGAACATCCTGCAGCCCACCACCATGCTGCCCTACGCCGACGTGGTCAAGCGCAGCCCCAAGGTGGACCCCATCGTGCTGCCCAAGAACATCGAAAAGGCGCAGAAGCTGCTGCGCGACGTGGGCCTGCTGTAA
- a CDS encoding helix-turn-helix domain-containing protein, whose amino-acid sequence MTLTQSTPMTVATLADPLSRSLRGGETLYYGGDNAPNLYRLDAGLLRAVSLTSQGRTLTVRHILPGDLFGEEALSTGRRLYQVTALSDAAVRAIHPQHLGAPEVMEVARSLAVQVERLMADGIHLQDGDLRGRIARYLLTLAETSLGSRHADGLRFVRVTHELIAEGTGATRESVSKLIGEMRDDGLVMPAYRCLTLTDEAGLRDLAGAGRD is encoded by the coding sequence ATGACCCTGACCCAGTCCACCCCCATGACCGTGGCCACCCTGGCCGATCCACTGTCCCGCTCGCTGCGCGGCGGGGAGACCCTGTATTACGGCGGCGATAACGCACCGAACCTGTACCGCCTGGACGCGGGGCTGCTGCGCGCGGTGAGTCTCACGTCGCAGGGGCGGACCCTGACCGTGCGGCACATCCTGCCCGGGGACCTGTTCGGCGAGGAGGCCCTCAGCACCGGCCGGCGCCTGTATCAGGTCACGGCCCTGTCCGACGCGGCGGTGCGGGCCATTCACCCGCAGCACCTGGGGGCGCCGGAGGTGATGGAGGTCGCGCGGAGCCTGGCGGTGCAGGTCGAGCGGCTGATGGCCGACGGTATTCACCTGCAGGACGGCGACCTGCGCGGGCGGATCGCGCGCTACCTGCTGACGCTGGCGGAAACCAGTCTCGGCTCTCGTCACGCGGACGGGCTGCGGTTTGTTCGCGTGACGCACGAACTGATCGCCGAGGGCACCGGGGCGACGCGCGAGAGCGTGAGCAAGCTGATCGGGGAGATGCGGGACGACGGGCTGGTCATGCCGGCCTACCGCTGCCTGACGTTGACGGACGAGGCCGGGCTGCGTGACCTGGCGGGTGCGGGCCGCGACTGA
- a CDS encoding histone deacetylase encodes MTADFSHPFRAYSPAEFEFPLPEGHRFPYYKYRGVRDRLAGLLPVLSTPALPWGVAGQVHDPHWLRAWRRGEVTAAQERAFGLPWSEGVVERARRAAGGSLAALGDALEVGWGACLAGGTHHAFRDRAEGFCLLNDAAILSHVALSEGRVGRVAVLDLDVHQGNGTAALLAGESRALTISVHGERNYPFRKERSSLDVGLGDGVTDAEYLAVLEAQVVPALGAFRPELLLYLAGVDVLAGDRFGRFALSLDGVRERNRRVFRWAAGAGVPVVTMMAGGYNRDHALTVEAHASVVLDGLDVLTGG; translated from the coding sequence GTGACGGCCGACTTCTCCCATCCGTTCCGGGCGTACTCGCCGGCCGAGTTCGAGTTTCCCCTGCCGGAGGGGCACCGCTTTCCGTACTACAAGTACCGGGGCGTGCGGGACCGGCTGGCGGGGCTGTTGCCGGTGCTGTCCACGCCGGCGTTGCCGTGGGGGGTGGCGGGGCAGGTGCATGACCCGCACTGGTTGCGGGCGTGGCGGCGGGGGGAGGTGACGGCGGCGCAGGAGCGGGCGTTCGGGCTGCCGTGGTCGGAGGGCGTGGTGGAGCGGGCGCGCCGGGCCGCCGGGGGGAGTCTGGCGGCGCTGGGGGACGCGCTGGAGGTGGGCTGGGGGGCGTGTCTGGCGGGCGGGACGCATCACGCCTTCCGGGACCGGGCGGAGGGGTTCTGTCTGCTGAACGACGCGGCGATCCTGTCGCACGTGGCACTCTCGGAGGGGCGGGTGGGGCGGGTGGCGGTGCTTGACCTGGACGTGCATCAGGGGAACGGCACGGCGGCCCTGCTGGCCGGGGAGAGCCGGGCGTTGACGATCAGCGTGCACGGGGAGCGGAATTACCCGTTCCGGAAGGAGCGCAGTTCGCTGGATGTGGGGCTGGGGGACGGCGTGACGGACGCGGAGTACCTGGCGGTGCTGGAGGCGCAGGTGGTGCCGGCGCTGGGGGCGTTCCGGCCGGAGCTGCTGCTGTACCTGGCGGGTGTGGACGTGCTGGCCGGGGACCGGTTCGGGCGGTTTGCGCTGAGTCTGGACGGCGTGCGGGAGCGCAACCGGCGGGTGTTCCGCTGGGCGGCGGGGGCGGGGGTGCCGGTGGTGACCATGATGGCCGGGGGGTACAACCGCGACCATGCGCTGACCGTGGAGGCTCATGCGAGTGTGGTGCTGGACGGCCTTGACGTTTTGACGGGGGGCTGA
- a CDS encoding CHAD domain-containing protein produces MTHPAPATPEPIHDDLRPLWPDLLAGHPKAVHEARKLSRKVSAELALTSGTRRERRAWRDLRRALAPLRDHDITGDHLLTALTRAGTPQPELAAFRQDWARRRAALHAHLTLPDPPGPAPKAGGTRKAARKTLARHATHLIREAHIVLNSRDAEAWHDWRKELKTYRYTLDTLIPTPKVLKATLDALGRMQDAEVVLDLLGRPEWTHPGTASLQRREHRARTRAQTRVRELWPDLRALLEAHAEGQGLKAKKT; encoded by the coding sequence ATGACCCACCCCGCCCCCGCCACCCCCGAACCCATCCACGACGACCTCCGGCCCCTGTGGCCCGACCTGCTCGCCGGTCACCCGAAAGCCGTGCACGAGGCCCGCAAACTCAGCCGCAAGGTCAGCGCCGAACTCGCTCTGACCAGCGGCACCCGACGGGAACGCCGCGCCTGGAGGGACCTGCGCCGCGCCCTGGCCCCCCTGCGCGACCACGACATCACCGGCGACCACCTCCTCACCGCCCTCACCCGAGCCGGCACCCCCCAGCCCGAACTGGCCGCCTTCAGGCAGGACTGGGCCCGGCGCCGCGCCGCCCTGCACGCCCACCTCACCCTCCCCGACCCGCCCGGCCCCGCCCCGAAAGCCGGCGGCACCCGCAAGGCCGCGCGCAAGACCCTGGCCCGCCACGCCACCCACCTGATCCGCGAAGCCCATATCGTCCTGAACAGCCGCGACGCCGAGGCGTGGCACGACTGGCGCAAGGAACTCAAGACGTACCGCTACACACTGGACACCCTGATCCCCACCCCGAAGGTCCTGAAGGCCACCCTGGACGCCCTGGGCCGCATGCAGGACGCCGAGGTCGTGCTGGATCTCCTGGGCCGCCCCGAGTGGACGCACCCGGGCACCGCCAGCCTGCAACGCCGCGAACACCGCGCCCGCACCCGCGCCCAGACCCGGGTGCGCGAACTCTGGCCGGACCTGAGGGCCCTGCTTGAAGCGCACGCCGAAGGCCAGGGCCTCAAGGCAAAAAAGACCTGA
- a CDS encoding IS5 family transposase (programmed frameshift): MATSLVSDELWQLIQPLLPPETPRPRGGRPRVPDRAALEGILYLLKTGIGWEHLPRELGYGSGMTCWRRLRDWHAAGVFTRLHQVLLDRMAQADHLDWSRACVDSTSIPAARGGPQTGPNPTDRGRPGSKRHVIVDGRGTPLAVLISPANRHDSMLFEALLDAVPPIHNGRRGHPRTRPERLHADKAYDIPRCRRACHKRGIKVRIARRGRESSERLGRHRWVVERTLAWFSRFRRLRVRYEVRADIHLAFTQLACCLITFKQHQRFC; this comes from the exons ATGGCCACCTCCCTGGTCAGCGACGAGTTGTGGCAGCTGATTCAGCCACTGCTCCCACCCGAAACACCCAGACCCAGAGGCGGCCGACCCCGGGTGCCTGACCGAGCCGCACTGGAAGGCATCCTCTACTTGCTCAAGACCGGCATCGGCTGGGAACACCTCCCCCGTGAGCTCGGGTATGGCAGCGGCATGACCTGCTGGCGACGGCTGCGGGACTGGCACGCGGCGGGTGTCTTCACCCGCCTGCACCAGGTGCTCCTTGACCGGATGGCGCAGGCGGATCACCTCGACTGGTCACGGGCGTGTGTGGACAGCACGAGCATCCCCGCCGCCCGGGGGGGGC CCCAGACCGGCCCGAACCCCACGGATCGCGGCCGGCCAGGCAGCAAACGTCATGTGATCGTCGATGGCCGCGGGACGCCGCTGGCGGTGCTGATCTCGCCAGCGAATCGGCATGACAGCATGCTGTTCGAAGCGCTGCTGGACGCGGTGCCGCCCATCCACAATGGGCGGCGTGGGCATCCTCGCACCCGCCCAGAGAGGCTTCATGCGGACAAGGCGTACGACATTCCCCGGTGCCGCCGGGCATGCCACAAACGTGGGATCAAAGTGCGAATTGCACGCCGGGGTCGAGAGTCGAGTGAGCGGTTGGGACGGCACCGCTGGGTGGTGGAGCGGACACTGGCATGGTTCAGCCGCTTCCGTCGGCTTCGGGTGCGGTACGAGGTGCGGGCGGACATCCACCTGGCGTTCACGCAGTTGGCCTGCTGCCTCATCACGTTCAAGCAGCACCAACGGTTTTGTTAG
- a CDS encoding T6SS immunity protein Tdi1 domain-containing protein has protein sequence MNRIKETIELFLEDFKPKKNKKDIAAEDLKGLHEHWQTFLSEVGACNRHDGYLWTVNPADFGWIAPLFELDVVPVAHDSFGNFFCTNPQGHLYSFLPYNRQLDLMAEDVLSAISFLGEKEFTDDEELLRLHKKYAKAGLKTEYDTCYCLKPAMPLGGTFQDSEVYVGKIREYLEVLAQATR, from the coding sequence GTGAACCGCATCAAAGAAACCATCGAACTCTTTCTCGAAGATTTCAAGCCCAAGAAAAACAAAAAGGACATTGCTGCAGAAGACCTCAAAGGGCTTCACGAGCATTGGCAGACCTTCCTGTCTGAAGTTGGCGCATGCAACCGCCATGACGGATACCTGTGGACCGTCAACCCCGCAGACTTCGGCTGGATTGCCCCTCTGTTTGAATTGGACGTGGTACCCGTCGCCCACGATTCATTCGGAAATTTCTTCTGCACCAACCCACAGGGCCATCTCTACTCATTCCTTCCCTACAACCGGCAACTGGACCTGATGGCCGAGGACGTGCTCTCAGCCATCAGTTTCCTGGGGGAGAAGGAATTTACCGATGACGAAGAGCTCCTCAGGCTACATAAGAAGTATGCCAAAGCCGGACTGAAAACCGAGTACGACACATGCTATTGCCTTAAGCCTGCAATGCCTCTTGGGGGGACCTTCCAGGATTCGGAAGTCTATGTCGGCAAGATCCGCGAGTACCTAGAAGTTCTGGCCCAGGCCACTCGTTGA